In the Clostridium gelidum genome, TAGTATCATCTATAGTTAATGTACCCTCGACGGCACTCGAATCAGATACTTTAGTTACCATGAAGTTTGTATGTTCCACCTCATCTTGATTAATAGCCTTTGCAAATGTCCATTTTATATTGGTAGTAATACTAACACCTACATCTGAGTTGCTATCTGTTACAGTTCCACCAACTACTCCAGGTATCCCGCTTACACTCCCACCATCTGCCGGTGGGGTACTAGGGTGTAACGGTTCCAGGCAATGTCGTAACACTATCAATATCAACGGCCGTTTCACCTCTAAACGGGATCGATTCAGCCTCAAATTCCGGAACGATAAAGTCACCGTCTTTGATCTTGTACTTTGGTACTTTACCTTTGCAATGTTTCCAAGTAAAAACAGTATAACCGGTTGTTCTGCTATAATCTTTTTCCTCAGTATACACAGTTAAAGTAAATAGATCTTTTTCAACTACTTGTCCGGCTGGTATTGATATGTAATGAGATCCGGAGATCGTACCCCCATCAACTAGTGCAATTACATCAATGTTAAAAGTATTATCTTTTAACTTTAATTTATAACCAATCACAATATCCTCAGTTTCATTAATTCCAAGAATCTTGTTTTTAACTCTTAATATATCCCTCTTACCAGCACTTAATATCGGCTCAACGTCAATATCACTGGCTGTATCACCAATGTCAAAAACTTCTTTTGTCTTTTCATTAGTAACAAGACACTTAACTACATTAACCAATGATTTTCCTAATGCCATCTTAATTCCTCCTTAATCTTTTAAATTGTTGATAAGTTACACTTGTGGTGTATCCTTGAACCTCACTATCAATTATCGGAGGCGTTTCATTACCAGTAGGTCGCAACTCATCAATTAACTTTATTGCCTCTTTTATATTTTCCACATACGGCTCCATAGTTGAATAAGTATCCATAGGGTGATAAATTATAATGTCAAATAGTTTGTATCCGGCCACATTTCCAACCATAGCAACAACACCATTCTCTTTAATTACCACATAACTTTTTTGGCATTTATCTCGCTTTTGACCTGGCGAATATACTTCATAACCAAGCTTTGTAAAATTCAAATAGATCTTTTGCCATAAGGTTTCCGGTACAGTATCATTGATCAATGATGTTTCCAATGTATCACCTGGCGCAACATAACTAAAAGCACCCATCTAATTACCTCCCCAATAGATTATTCATTCCTCTTAAGATCTCCGGAGAAAGTGCATCGATCGCCGGTTGCAATGTCGCATATCTTTTATCATGACATAATTCCAAGAACGGCATTTGTTGGGTATTCCCCGCAACATATACTACACACTTATTACCTTCCATTTGGCTGCCGCCTTGAATTGTTTTTCTACTCAATCCAGTTCGATCCGTCCATGGAGCATTATTTTTTGCATGAGTTTCAATTTTTTTTCCGGCGGCATCTCCATATAGTTTCATTGCCACCGTGGATCTTGTGCCTAGCTCTGCCAATCCAGTTAATACACCTTCAATATCTAGTCTCATTCGATCACACCCGTTCCAAAGACATGTCAAAAGTTATATCTTCAACATTCCCTAAATCTATTATTTTGTACTTAACATTACTCAAAGTGAAATAATCATCTTGCTTGATCTTCTTGCTTTCATCACCAAAGGTAACTAATAATTTATCTTCATTACCTCGATTAACTGTGGCAGCATCACCATTTTCTAATGTTAACTTAAAATCATTTTTATGATAATAAGCATTTATTGTACAAACATATAGATCGCTATATTTTTCTTTAAAGGCGCTTTTTCCATCCCTTAAGACGGTTATACTTTTTAATAACCCCTTTTTTTCAAGCTGATTATATATTGTTAAGCTTATTTTAGATCTATTAATTCCACCCATTTAGCATCCATCAACTCTCTTTCGACTTGTCACATAACCAGTGTTCACCGTTGTAACGATTGGAGTTATCTCAGTTTTAAAAGTTTCAGAAAGTGTTAACCAATATTCTCTATTTGATTTAAGCTTTATTCCGGATACTTCCATGGCATCGTCTGCTGATGCTTTTAATAAGCAACCTTTATAACTAGCTTTAGCAACATCATTATTGTTGGTTTCCATCAATAATTGCAATTCAGAATCTAAGAAATATGGGTATTCTCTTTCCTGAAGATTAAATTTTAATATTTCTAAAGGTTCATACATGACTATTCACCCCCATTCCCTCCTTGTTGGCCACCTTCTCCATCAGGATTTTGATTTTCCTTTTCTTCCAAAA is a window encoding:
- a CDS encoding Ig-like domain-containing protein, whose protein sequence is MILIVLRHCLEPLHPSTPPADGGSVSGIPGVVGGTVTDSNSDVGVSITTNIKWTFAKAINQDEVEHTNFMVTKVSDSSAVEGTLTIDDTKKIVTFIPNGIATNTTYAAIAEPVLLLDGSGSTTAISVKFTTL